From Rhododendron vialii isolate Sample 1 chromosome 10a, ASM3025357v1, the proteins below share one genomic window:
- the LOC131303784 gene encoding cell wall / vacuolar inhibitor of fructosidase 2, producing the protein MTSSSFLLLFLLSIALLRFYQPIVLANGDTDLIQKTCKSTKYYDLCLSSLKSDPTSPKADTKGLGTIMVGVGIANATATASYLSSQVLSISTDTSMRKVMKECADKYSYAVNALQSSIQDLNSEMYDYAYMHVMAAADYPNACHNGFKRYAGLAYPPKLVGREDGLKHICDVVLSIINLLGR; encoded by the coding sequence atgacttcttcttcttttctcttgcTTTTCCTTCTCTCCATTGCACTTCTCCGCTTTTACCAACCAATTGTTCTTGCAAACGGAGACACCGATTTGATCCAAAAGACTTGCAAAAGCACCAAATACTACGACTTATGCTTATCTTCTCTCAAATCCGACCCAACGAGCCCTAAAGCAGACACAAAGGGCTTAGGAACAATCATGGTCGGCGTTGGAATCGCTAATGCAACTGCTACCGCCTCTTACTTGTCGTCACAAGTACTTAGCATCAGTACCGATACCTCAATGAGAAAAGTCATGAAGGAGTGTGCTGATAAGTATTCGTACGCCGTGAATGCGCTCCAATCTTCGATTCAGGATTTGAACTCGGAGATGTACGACTATGCTTACATGCATGTTATGGCGGCCGCGGACTATCCGAATGCTTGTCACAATGGGTTTAAGAGGTACGCGGGGTTGGCTTATCCACCTAAGCTTGTGGGTAGAGAGGACGGGTTGAAGCATATTTGTGATGTGGTTTTGAGTATCATTAATCTTCTTGGAAGGTGA